In Brachyhypopomus gauderio isolate BG-103 chromosome 18, BGAUD_0.2, whole genome shotgun sequence, the sequence TGAAATGGTTCGGCTCCCCCAGACTGCAAAGACATCCAGCTCTACATGTCGCTCTTTATAAGAGCGTCAAATGGCTTTGCTTGTGTTGCTTTATGCTGATGATGTGACCAGCAGGTGTCAGTAGTCTACACAACGTCCATCACAAAAATATGACTACTAACTCGATCACACTTCTAAGCACTTACAATTACTTAGAGGGATGTTACCAGTTGTGTTTTCACACAGTGCACAACTCTCTTATGTGTTCTTAATGATCTTCTCTTCAAAAAGGTTCCGGTACTCTCAGTGAACTCCTTTTAGAATTTCCCATCTGTCTTCAGGTGTAGAATAGATAATAATGTTCTGAAGGCATATATGGAGTTTTTGCGTGTAAACAGTTTTGTGTGTAGTCCCGTAGTGTTTTGGGCTGTCATGAAAAACGTATTCCATAGAACGCTACCATGCGTCGAagcaaaaaaaaagtatttatttCCTCGCGAGATTATAACGAAAGGCGGGCACGTGGGCGAGGTTTGGTGAAACAGACATGCGCGTGCGTTCACACGTGTTTCACAGAAGCTCGCAGGGTGAAGATGGCGGACGGTGAAAGTAAGTGCGATTTCAAATATCTGTTTCGAGCGTTGCTAAACGTATGGTGTTTAAAAAGTTGCAATTTTGTGATGCAAATAATGTTTCATATATACtaaaaactatactttaaagtGCGTTTTAATGCTCTGTGCGGTTGTTGATGAACTAACCAGCGACATGGCGCACTGGAAATAGCCGCACAACCCTCTCCCCCTTTTGGAAGTGCAGGTTTATTCACGGACGTGAACGTTGTTCAGCTGGATTGCAAGCTTGAAAATGTTTTCTGTAGTGTCCACGTGTATCTAGCTAGACGGCCTGGTAAATTGCAGTTACGGTTCCTAGTTTGTCGAACCTTTCACTAGCTACGGTAGCTCTAATTTACGAGGTGGCACAAGtatgctagttagctagctaggacTTAGTCCGCTAGATCGAGTTAAGCTTAGATTTTTTTCATATATTCGATTTAGAAAACGTTTAATTCGATTATTCGAATTACTGTATCTAATTTATTACATACCGAAAGGTTTATATGAAGTAATACCCATCGTGTCCGCAATACATTTGTTGAATTTCGAAGGGCCTCAAATCGGATTAATCGGTAATAGTggtcatttatttcagtaacataTCAAAAGTTTTGCTTACGATCGTTGATCGTGGAAGATCAGAACAAGCGATTTGGAAATGTTCATTTTATGCACCACGTGTTGCCTGGATGCGCCACGTGGTTGCGCCCACGGTCGGTCAGTTAAGCTAGCCTAGCTTAGCTGGGCCAGTAGTTGGGGAAATAAGATATGAAGCCAGTAGTGACTGACCAGCAACCTAAATTTTTTAATCTCCGAGTATTGACGGATGATGAGGTTTAGAAATAAAGTCCTAAGGGCTCGCAAGTGACTTGACTTCGCATGGCTAACCAAGCTAGCTAATTCGATGTAGAATTTCTATGTAATTGTATAATTGGCTGCCATCGTCATTTTGTATCCTTTTTTTCAGTTTctaagaaagagaagaagaaagcGAAGAAGATATCAAATGATGAAGTCGGGGTAACTATCTTTATATACTCATTATCATATTTATATACTCATTCTCATATTTCTTTTATATCATGCTGTTTATTTAGGATGCTTGGTTCTGAATTTCTTTGACCAGTGACCCACACACATCAGTTTCTTTAACTGACCATTTTGCCAACAGGAAATCCAAGAGACGGGCGACTTTCTCATCAAGCCCGAATCCAAGGTTGCCAAGCTTGACACATCCCAGTGGCCTTTGCTACTCAAGGTGAGCTTCCTCCATTCAGACCTCCTTTCTCATGTGGTCCTGGGCCGGGATGTGACGTGATGAACGCGTTTATCCATTCTCTGAGCGTGCTGATGGCTCTCTCTGCAGGCCGTGCCGGTCCGTTCTGGGCCGCACGGCTTCGGCTGCCCGTCTGTCGCTGCTGCTCCGGTGTTCTGCCGGGTCAGCACGACATTCGAGCCAGCCGGTGCAGAGGAACTGGACCGGCACCGACAAAGACGACCAAACGATTCTGATCATGTGCTTCGTTAGAAGACTCGAAGATTCATCTATTATctctttattttatatttggtTTTTAACTCGTTTTTAATATGAAATGGTTTGCTTTGATTTAGAACTTCGACAGGCTCAACATAAGGACAGCGCATTACACACCCCTGCCTCATGGCTCCAACCCACTGAAAAGGAACATTCAAGATTATGTCAGGTGAGCTGCTCTGTTaagggtgtgggttgtttgaaAAAGCCACATGATGTTACATAGATCGCATTAGCACACTGTGCAAAGATGACCAGCTATCTATCACCCGAGACTGATGGCTTCTAGGAGAACACGGGCTGTGCACGCCCTGTCTGCTGTGTTTCGGTTTGTTTTGGTGCAATCTGCTGTTacattctttatttatttctctgtCCAGGTCTGGCTTTATTAACCTGGACAAGCCAGCTAACCCCTCCTCTCACGAAGTGGTGGCCTGGATAAAACGTATCCTGCGTGTAGAGAAGACTGGTCACAGCGGTACCCTGGACCCAAAGGTCACGGGCTGCCTGATCGTGTGCATCGACAGAGCCACTCGACTGGTCAAATCCCAACAGAGTGCTGGTATGTTACTCAACCTTCTTGGCTTTGTCGGTTTTATGAATTCTAGGTAAATAATCTGGGATCGGCCTGTACCAGCTAGCTTCGTTAGCCTGACCTCGCACAGTAAACCCAGTGGCCTCTCCTCACTACTCTTGTGCCGTGTGTTGCAGGCAAAGAGTATGTGGGCATAGTACGGCTGCACAATGCGATAGAGAGCGAGCATCAGCTTGCGAGGGTAAGTGGACCCGTGTCTTAGTTTGAACTGGAATCAATCCCAGGGTTGTTTGTATAAGTCCAGTCAGCGGTGGGTGTGGAATGATGAATCTGTTTATCCATTCTCTGAGTGTCTCCAGGCCCTCCTCTCTTGCCGGCTCTTGTGTCCATTTCTGGACACGGACGCGGGCTCTGCCGGCCTCCTCGTCCCTGCGGTAACGTTCTGTTGCCGCAGACGGCGCTGGAGGCCCACGCGGGTTTGGAGGGCCGGTGTTCACCAAAGAAGATCTGATAGTGCTGATGCCATACCCAAGAGCTGCAGGGTTTTGACTGATCAAATTACGACAGGGTTTTAATCTAATCTCTGGTAACGTCTAGGCCTTGGAATGTCTCACGGGAGCCCTGTTCCAACGGCCGCCTCTAATAGCCGCCGTGAAGCGACAGCTGCGAGTGAGGACCATCTACGAGAGCAAACTCATCGAGTACGACCCAGAGAAAAGACTGGGTGAGAACCTGCCGTTTGTTCATCCCAAACTCTTTGCTTTGCTGTCCCGAGGTGACGCATGTCTCATGAGCACGGCGTCGGCTACTTAATGGTTTCCCCAACCCCTTTGAGACGCGGCCACTAAGCATCCTCTCTCCGCTGTGGTCTTTGGTGCAGGCATCTTCTGGGTGAGCTGTGAGGCGGGCACGTACATCAGGACGCTGTGTGTTCACCTGGGTCTCCTGCTGGGCGTTGGAGGTCAGATGCAAGAGCTCAGGAGGGTCCGTTCTGGTGTGCTGGGGGAGAAGGTAAATAATGAGTGAAAATTTTGCAACGGCCAAGATCCATTCACTTCTGATACTGTGCCATTTATGCGGGTGATGCAGTTGTTCCTAATAGGTCTTCTGTAGTTTTACTGTGTGGGCAAAAAAACACGTCGAACCGTTCATCACAACAGCGTGTCACTGCCCACACGCCCCTGGGCTGCCGCTCTGTCAGGGTGTTTGTGTCTGACCAAAGTGTTGAGTTCAGTTCTGGGTCTCACTCCCCAGTCCTGGTAATTAATCTTTGGAATAGAACATGGCTGAGCACGGTGGAGATGGCGGCCATCTTGCCGCCTTTCCTCGTCTTGGCCGacattttctctctttctctcccaagCTTCTGACCTTGGTCCACTGTTGATTCTCATGATGCCCCTTAACTTTTTTTTGCGCGTAACGTCTGAATTTGGCCCTTGGCAGGACTGCTTGGTGACCATGCACGACGTGTTGGATGCCCAGTGGCAGTTTGACCACAACAAGGACGAGAACTACCTGAGGAGAGTCATCTATCCCCTGGAGAAGCTGCTGGTGTCCCATAAGAGGATCGTCATGAAGGATAGTGCAGTACGTTCCTCTTTGTTCTTCTGCATGTTCTAAGCCGTGTAGGCTGTAAGGTGTAGTAGTAGAGAGACACTCATTACTTCGTTAACAGTTGTGTTCAGTTTTGTTGATTGTTGAAGCCATGTGTCTGTTTTCCCTTCCTCAGGTGAACGCCATCTGCTATGGTGCTAAAATCATGTTGCCCGGTGTGTTGCGGTATGAAGACGGCATTGAAGTGAACCAGGACATAGTTGTCATTACAACTAAAGGAGAGGCCATTTGTACAGGTAAACTCAACCCACCACCTGCCTCGTCCTGTCCAATCACTCAAAGCCACATGATGATTGTTTTAGATAACATTAGCACTCTGTGCAAAGATGACCTCTCATCTATCACCCAAGGCTGATGGCTGTCGCCAACGTCTGACTTTGTTCAGTGGAACATTCCTGGTTTCAAACCACAAGTCTCGTTTTGCTTCGTAGCTGTA encodes:
- the dkc1 gene encoding H/ACA ribonucleoprotein complex subunit DKC1 isoform X1, encoding MADGEISKKEKKKAKKISNDEVGEIQETGDFLIKPESKVAKLDTSQWPLLLKNFDRLNIRTAHYTPLPHGSNPLKRNIQDYVRSGFINLDKPANPSSHEVVAWIKRILRVEKTGHSGTLDPKVTGCLIVCIDRATRLVKSQQSAGKEYVGIVRLHNAIESEHQLARALECLTGALFQRPPLIAAVKRQLRVRTIYESKLIEYDPEKRLGIFWVSCEAGTYIRTLCVHLGLLLGVGGQMQELRRVRSGVLGEKDCLVTMHDVLDAQWQFDHNKDENYLRRVIYPLEKLLVSHKRIVMKDSAVNAICYGAKIMLPGVLRYEDGIEVNQDIVVITTKGEAICTAVALMTTAVISTCDHGVVAKIKRVIMERDTYPRKWGLGPKASQKKMMIQKGLLDKHGKPNGSTPTEWKDGYVDYSVKPKQQATDSGAKQAAVKRKRDSSGSEAEAVPMTLKTEDEMKKEKKEKKKKKKLKQAEEAAEAEEQVAEGEAEGCTEMKILSRNRKLKMRKPRPKAENRNTEIHYANY
- the dkc1 gene encoding H/ACA ribonucleoprotein complex subunit DKC1 isoform X2, which produces MADGEISKKEKKKAKKISNDEVGEIQETGDFLIKPESKVAKLDTSQWPLLLKNFDRLNIRTAHYTPLPHGSNPLKRNIQDYVRSGFINLDKPANPSSHEVVAWIKRILRVEKTGHSGTLDPKVTGCLIVCIDRATRLVKSQQSAGKEYVGIVRLHNAIESEHQLARALECLTGALFQRPPLIAAVKRQLRVRTIYESKLIEYDPEKRLGIFWVSCEAGTYIRTLCVHLGLLLGVGGQMQELRRVRSGVLGEKDCLVTMHDVLDAQWQFDHNKDENYLRRVIYPLEKLLVSHKRIVMKDSAVNAICYGAKIMLPGVLRYEDGIEVNQDIVVITTKGEAICTAVALMTTAVISTCDHGVVAKIKRVIMERDTYPRKWGLGPKASQKKMMIQKGLLDKHGKPNGSTPTEWKDGYVDYSVKPKQQATDSGAKQAAVKRKRDSSGSEAEAVPMTLKTEDEMKKEKKEKKKKKKLKQAEEAAEAEEQVAEGEAEVTESAKKKKKKKKKVPEAEAGSD